A region from the Pseudomonas cucumis genome encodes:
- the lptA gene encoding lipopolysaccharide transport periplasmic protein LptA, with amino-acid sequence MRLVKTLPILLSLGAALGSVSAWALPNDQEQPIRIQADDAQLDDKNGVATYKGDVIITQGSMKVTGNTVTITRTPAGDIDVVTSVGNLAYFEQLQTAGDTKPVQGWGVTIQYHAAQNRVVLIDKAKVVDKDNNTTQGEKIVYDTVKKLASAGRATGNKVTEARPRIDMVIQPKKKTDEQKAQ; translated from the coding sequence ATGAGGCTCGTTAAAACTCTCCCTATTTTGCTCAGTCTGGGCGCAGCACTGGGAAGCGTGAGCGCCTGGGCTCTGCCGAACGATCAGGAGCAGCCTATCCGCATTCAGGCCGACGATGCCCAACTGGACGACAAGAATGGCGTTGCTACCTATAAAGGCGACGTGATCATCACCCAGGGCTCGATGAAGGTTACCGGCAACACTGTAACCATCACCCGCACGCCTGCGGGCGACATCGACGTAGTGACTTCGGTGGGCAACCTCGCCTACTTCGAGCAACTGCAGACCGCCGGCGACACCAAGCCTGTTCAGGGCTGGGGCGTAACCATCCAGTACCACGCGGCGCAAAACCGCGTCGTGCTGATCGACAAGGCAAAAGTTGTCGATAAGGACAACAACACCACCCAGGGCGAGAAAATCGTCTACGACACGGTCAAAAAGCTTGCGAGCGCCGGTCGCGCCACGGGTAACAAGGTCACCGAGGCACGCCCTCGCATCGACATGGTGATCCAGCCGAAGAAGAAAACCGACGAGCAAAAGGCCCAGTAA
- a CDS encoding ZIP family metal transporter: MGTETLAVGSGRMFRYALGSLLLLAGMTLLAAQGLSWLDLEPKLQRALQGGAICALGTALGAVPVLVIRQMPQVVSDILLGFGAGVMLAATAFSLIVPGIAAAENLGLTPWAASGLISFGILLGAFGLFLVDRRVSGTTPKMLVGTLEQSVIPPRIWLFVFAIIAHNIPEGMAVGVSAGGGMPDADSLAMGIALQDVPEGLVIALVLAGAGMSRVKAFLVGAASGLVEPVFALLCAWLVSLAELLLPLGLALAAGAMLLVVTHEVIPESRRHGHDKLASLGLLIGFCLMMVMDTALA; this comes from the coding sequence ATGGGTACTGAAACACTGGCGGTCGGAAGTGGACGAATGTTTCGTTACGCACTGGGATCGCTGTTACTGCTGGCGGGCATGACGTTATTGGCTGCTCAAGGGCTGAGCTGGCTGGACCTCGAACCGAAACTGCAGCGCGCCCTGCAAGGCGGGGCGATTTGCGCCTTGGGTACGGCTTTGGGCGCGGTGCCGGTGCTGGTGATTCGGCAGATGCCTCAGGTAGTCAGCGACATATTGCTCGGTTTCGGAGCCGGGGTGATGCTCGCCGCGACGGCGTTTTCGCTGATCGTGCCGGGCATTGCCGCGGCCGAAAACCTCGGGCTGACCCCTTGGGCGGCCAGCGGCCTGATCAGCTTCGGCATTCTGCTGGGTGCATTCGGGTTGTTTCTGGTGGATCGCAGGGTGTCTGGCACTACGCCCAAAATGCTCGTGGGGACATTGGAGCAATCGGTGATTCCGCCGCGGATCTGGTTGTTTGTATTTGCCATCATTGCCCACAACATCCCCGAAGGCATGGCGGTTGGCGTCTCGGCCGGCGGTGGCATGCCTGACGCCGACAGCCTGGCCATGGGCATCGCCTTGCAGGATGTGCCGGAAGGGCTGGTGATTGCGTTGGTGTTGGCCGGAGCAGGAATGTCGCGGGTCAAGGCGTTCCTGGTCGGTGCTGCGTCAGGGTTGGTCGAGCCGGTGTTTGCCTTGTTGTGCGCCTGGCTGGTGAGCCTGGCTGAACTGCTATTGCCTTTGGGGCTGGCACTGGCGGCCGGTGCGATGCTGCTGGTGGTGACTCACGAGGTCATCCCCGAATCGCGCCGTCATGGTCACGACAAACTGGCCAGCCTCGGGCTGCTGATCGGGTTTTGTCTGATGATGGTGATGGATACGGCGCTCGCCTAG
- the ptsN gene encoding PTS IIA-like nitrogen regulatory protein PtsN, whose translation MIRLETILTPGRSQVNAPGGSKKKALEQIANLIHREVPDLGMQDVFEALIAREKLGSTGFGNGIAIPHCRLKGCTSPISALLHLEAPIDFDAIDGAPVDLLFVLLVPEAATDAHLELLRQIASMLDRKEVREKLRSAPSNEALYQVVLDEQSGH comes from the coding sequence ATGATCCGACTAGAAACCATCCTGACCCCCGGCCGTTCCCAAGTGAACGCGCCGGGTGGCAGTAAAAAGAAAGCCCTCGAGCAAATTGCCAACCTTATCCACCGCGAAGTACCGGATCTGGGAATGCAGGACGTCTTCGAGGCTCTGATTGCCCGTGAGAAACTCGGTTCTACCGGTTTCGGCAACGGCATCGCCATCCCCCACTGTCGGCTCAAAGGCTGCACCTCGCCAATCAGTGCGCTGCTGCACCTGGAAGCCCCTATCGATTTCGACGCCATCGACGGTGCCCCGGTTGACCTGCTGTTTGTGCTGCTGGTCCCGGAAGCCGCCACCGATGCGCACCTGGAGCTACTGCGCCAGATCGCCAGCATGCTCGATCGCAAGGAAGTGCGGGAAAAACTGCGCAGCGCCCCGAGCAACGAAGCCTTGTATCAGGTTGTCCTGGACGAGCAGAGCGGTCACTAA
- the lptC gene encoding LPS export ABC transporter periplasmic protein LptC encodes MLSKKIRNILVFGCIAAIFAAVGYWNISPERFLDKPVVKVDENAIDYYAINAHSVQYLPDGKLQYEMTSDKVEHVKASEVTLLTNPDLNMFRGTEFPWHVQSERGEVNPDGTQVELIDSVRITRFDEKNRKTLITTTRMTVFPQQQYAQTDQPVRIDGAGGVSTGNGMKAYLKESRIHLLSNVRGQYEAR; translated from the coding sequence ATGCTGAGCAAAAAAATTCGCAACATCCTGGTGTTCGGTTGCATCGCCGCGATTTTTGCGGCGGTCGGCTACTGGAACATCAGCCCGGAACGCTTCCTCGACAAACCGGTGGTGAAGGTCGATGAAAATGCGATCGACTATTACGCCATCAACGCCCATAGCGTGCAGTACCTGCCCGACGGCAAACTGCAATACGAGATGACGTCGGACAAGGTCGAACACGTGAAAGCGAGCGAGGTGACGTTGCTGACCAATCCTGACCTGAACATGTTCCGCGGCACCGAATTCCCTTGGCACGTCCAGAGCGAGCGCGGCGAAGTCAACCCGGACGGCACTCAGGTCGAGCTGATTGATTCGGTACGTATCACGCGCTTCGACGAAAAAAACCGCAAAACCCTGATTACCACCACCCGTATGACAGTGTTCCCGCAGCAGCAATATGCGCAGACCGATCAACCCGTTAGAATCGACGGCGCTGGCGGTGTATCGACAGGCAACGGAATGAAAGCGTACTTGAAAGAAAGCAGGATACACCTGCTATCGAACGTAAGAGGACAGTATGAGGCTCGTTAA
- a CDS encoding RNA polymerase factor sigma-54, with product MKPSLVLRMGQQLTMTPQLQQAIRLLQLSTLDLQQEIQEALESNPMLERQEEGDDFDNADPLADSAEQKPNADVQEPSYQETAPTVDNLEEGDWNERIPNELPVDTAWEDVYQTSASSLPSNDDDEWDFTTRTSVGESLQSHLLWQLNLAPMSDTDRLIAVTLIDCINNQGYLDETLEEILEAFDPELDIELDEIEAVLHRIQQFEPAGIGARNLGECLLLQLHQLSAKTPWLAEAKRLVTDYIDLLGSRDYSQLMRRMKLKEDELRQVIELVQSLNPRPGSQIESTEAEYVVPDVIVRKDNERWLVELNQESVPRLRVNAQYAGFVRRADTSADNTFMRNQLQEARWFIKSLQSRNETLMKVATQIVEHQRGFLEYGDEAMKPLVLHDIAEAVGMHESTISRVTTQKFMHTPRGIYELKYFFSSHVSTSEGGECSSTAIRAIIKKLVAAENQKKPLSDSKIAGLLEAQGIQVARRTVAKYRESLGIAPSSERKRLM from the coding sequence ATGAAACCATCGCTAGTCTTGAGAATGGGCCAGCAGCTGACGATGACACCGCAGCTGCAACAGGCCATCCGCCTGCTCCAATTGTCGACCCTGGACCTGCAACAGGAAATCCAGGAGGCCCTGGAGTCCAATCCGATGCTCGAACGCCAGGAAGAAGGCGACGACTTCGATAACGCCGACCCTTTGGCCGATAGCGCCGAACAGAAACCCAACGCCGATGTTCAGGAACCCTCTTACCAGGAAACCGCCCCGACGGTGGATAACCTTGAGGAAGGCGACTGGAACGAGCGAATTCCCAATGAATTGCCCGTCGACACGGCTTGGGAGGACGTCTACCAGACCAGCGCCAGCAGCCTGCCGAGCAACGATGACGACGAGTGGGATTTCACCACCCGCACATCGGTCGGTGAAAGCCTGCAAAGCCATTTGCTTTGGCAACTGAACCTGGCACCGATGTCCGACACCGATCGCCTGATCGCCGTAACCCTGATCGATTGCATCAACAATCAGGGCTACCTGGACGAAACCCTCGAGGAGATCCTCGAAGCGTTCGACCCGGAACTGGACATCGAACTGGACGAAATCGAAGCCGTCCTGCACCGCATCCAGCAATTCGAACCCGCTGGCATCGGCGCTCGCAACCTCGGTGAATGCCTGCTGCTGCAACTGCACCAACTGTCCGCCAAGACCCCTTGGCTGGCCGAGGCCAAGCGTCTGGTCACCGATTACATCGACCTACTCGGCAGCCGCGACTATAGCCAACTGATGCGCCGCATGAAGCTCAAGGAAGATGAGCTGCGTCAGGTCATCGAATTGGTCCAGAGCCTCAATCCACGCCCGGGCTCACAGATCGAGTCCACCGAAGCCGAATACGTCGTTCCCGACGTGATCGTGCGCAAGGACAACGAGCGCTGGCTGGTGGAGCTGAACCAGGAGTCGGTGCCACGCCTGCGGGTCAACGCCCAGTACGCCGGTTTCGTGCGGCGTGCCGATACCAGCGCTGACAACACCTTCATGCGTAATCAGCTGCAGGAGGCTCGCTGGTTCATCAAGAGCCTGCAAAGCCGCAATGAAACCCTGATGAAAGTCGCCACCCAGATCGTCGAGCATCAGCGCGGCTTTCTTGAATACGGTGACGAAGCCATGAAGCCGTTGGTGCTGCATGACATCGCCGAAGCGGTGGGCATGCATGAATCGACGATTTCACGGGTGACCACGCAAAAATTCATGCATACCCCACGGGGCATCTATGAACTGAAATACTTTTTTTCCAGCCACGTCAGTACCTCCGAAGGCGGTGAATGCTCGTCCACAGCGATCCGCGCGATCATCAAAAAACTGGTTGCCGCGGAAAATCAGAAAAAGCCGTTGAGTGACAGCAAGATCGCTGGTTTACTGGAGGCACAAGGCATTCAGGTAGCCCGTCGCACCGTCGCCAAGTACCGCGAATCCCTGGGGATCGCGCCTTCCAGCGAACGGAAGCGGTTGATGTAG
- the lptB gene encoding LPS export ABC transporter ATP-binding protein: protein MATLKAQHLAKSYKSRQVVRDVSLSIDSGQIVGLLGPNGAGKTTCFYMIVGLVQADQGRVLIDDLDVSHQPMHGRAKAGIGYLPQEASIFRKLSVADNIMAILETRKELDKAGRRQELESLLQEFHIHHIRDNLGMSLSGGERRRVEIARALATNPKFILLDEPFAGVDPISVGDIKQIIHHLKAKGIGVLITDHNVRETLDICETAYIVNDGQLIAEGDSATILANELVKEVYLGHEFRL, encoded by the coding sequence ATGGCAACTCTGAAAGCTCAGCATCTGGCCAAGAGCTACAAGAGCCGTCAGGTCGTGCGCGACGTCAGCCTGTCCATCGACAGCGGTCAGATCGTCGGCCTGCTTGGCCCTAACGGCGCCGGTAAAACCACTTGCTTCTACATGATTGTCGGCCTGGTACAGGCCGATCAGGGCCGCGTATTGATCGACGATCTGGACGTCAGCCACCAGCCGATGCACGGTCGTGCGAAGGCGGGTATCGGCTATCTTCCGCAAGAAGCGTCGATCTTCCGCAAACTGTCGGTGGCCGACAACATCATGGCCATCCTCGAGACCCGTAAGGAGCTCGACAAGGCCGGTCGTCGCCAGGAGCTGGAAAGCCTGCTGCAGGAATTTCACATCCACCACATCCGCGACAACCTCGGCATGAGCCTGTCCGGTGGTGAACGCCGCCGCGTGGAAATCGCCCGGGCATTGGCTACCAATCCGAAATTCATCCTTCTCGACGAACCTTTCGCCGGTGTAGACCCCATTTCGGTGGGCGACATCAAGCAGATCATCCATCACCTCAAGGCCAAAGGCATTGGCGTGCTGATCACGGACCATAACGTTCGTGAGACCCTGGATATCTGCGAAACCGCCTACATCGTCAACGATGGCCAACTGATCGCTGAAGGTGACTCCGCCACCATCCTGGCCAATGAACTGGTCAAAGAAGTGTATCTAGGCCACGAGTTCCGCCTGTAA
- a CDS encoding KpsF/GutQ family sugar-phosphate isomerase, which translates to MNQSSDLIQSAQRTIRLELEAVQGLLPHIDADFVRACEMILASKGRVVVVGMGKSGHIGNKIAATLASTGTTAFFVHPAEASHGDMGMITRDDIILALSNSGSTNEIVTLLPLIKRQGIQMISLTGNPESPLAKAAEVNLNVSVEHEACPLNLAPTSSTTAALVMGDALAVALLEARGFTAEDFAFSHPGGALGRRLLLKVENVMHAGTELPQVMCGTLLKDALMEMTRKGLGMTVVLSADGKLAGIFTDGDLRRTLDRTIDIHSTTIDEVMTAHGKTARAEMLAAEALKIMEDHKISSLVVVDNEDRPVGALNMHDLLRAGVM; encoded by the coding sequence ATGAACCAATCCAGCGACCTGATTCAATCTGCACAACGCACCATCCGCCTCGAACTGGAAGCCGTACAAGGCTTATTGCCCCATATCGACGCAGATTTCGTACGCGCTTGCGAGATGATTCTGGCCAGCAAAGGCCGCGTGGTCGTGGTCGGCATGGGCAAATCGGGGCACATCGGCAACAAGATTGCCGCCACCCTGGCCAGCACCGGCACCACGGCTTTCTTCGTGCACCCGGCCGAGGCCAGCCATGGCGACATGGGTATGATCACCCGTGATGACATCATTCTGGCGCTGTCGAACTCCGGCTCCACCAACGAGATCGTCACCTTGCTGCCGCTGATCAAACGCCAGGGCATTCAAATGATCAGCCTGACCGGCAACCCCGAGTCGCCGCTGGCCAAGGCAGCGGAAGTCAACCTCAATGTAAGCGTCGAACACGAAGCCTGTCCGCTGAACCTGGCACCTACTTCGTCGACCACCGCAGCACTGGTCATGGGCGATGCTCTCGCCGTTGCCTTGCTTGAAGCTCGCGGCTTTACCGCTGAAGATTTCGCTTTTTCCCACCCGGGTGGCGCCCTTGGCCGCCGCTTGTTGCTGAAAGTGGAAAATGTCATGCATGCCGGCACCGAGTTGCCGCAAGTAATGTGCGGTACGCTGCTCAAGGATGCCTTGATGGAAATGACCCGTAAGGGCTTGGGCATGACCGTTGTACTGAGTGCAGATGGAAAGCTCGCCGGGATCTTCACCGACGGCGACCTTCGCCGCACCCTGGACCGCACCATTGATATCCACAGCACGACCATTGATGAAGTGATGACCGCCCACGGCAAGACCGCCCGCGCCGAGATGCTCGCCGCCGAGGCACTGAAAATCATGGAAGACCACAAGATCAGCTCGCTGGTAGTGGTCGACAACGAAGATCGCCCGGTCGGCGCCTTGAACATGCACGACTTGCTGCGTGCAGGAGTAATGTAA
- the hpf gene encoding ribosome hibernation-promoting factor, HPF/YfiA family, protein MQVNISGHQLEVTEPLRTYIGEKLDRLERHFDKITNVQVTMNVEKLLQKIEATLHIPGGEVVANAEHTDMYAAIDLLTDKLDRQLKKHKEKTQSLLQGATGR, encoded by the coding sequence ATGCAAGTCAACATCAGTGGACACCAACTGGAAGTGACCGAACCCCTGCGCACCTACATCGGCGAAAAACTCGACCGATTGGAGAGGCATTTCGACAAGATCACCAATGTGCAAGTCACGATGAATGTCGAAAAACTGCTGCAGAAGATCGAAGCCACGCTGCATATTCCCGGCGGAGAAGTGGTCGCCAATGCCGAGCATACGGACATGTATGCCGCCATCGACCTGCTGACCGACAAGCTGGATCGCCAACTTAAAAAGCATAAGGAAAAGACCCAGAGCCTCCTCCAGGGCGCGACCGGTCGTTAA
- the mlaE gene encoding lipid asymmetry maintenance ABC transporter permease subunit MlaE — MRKISLIERVRRFGYAGIDVLAVFGRSALFLFHALLGRGGIGGGFGLLVKQLHSVGVMSLVIIVVSGVFIGMVLALQGFNILSSYGSEQAVGQMVALTLLRELGPVVTALLFAGRAGSALTAEIGNMKSTEQLSSLEMIGVDPLKYIIAPRLWAGFISLPVLAMIFSVVGIWGGSWVAVDWLGVYEGSYWSNMQNSVTFVDDVLNGIIKSIVFAFVVTWIAVFQGYDCEPTSEGISRATTKTVVYASLAVLGLDFILTALMFGDF; from the coding sequence ATGCGCAAGATTTCACTGATAGAAAGAGTGCGCCGCTTCGGCTACGCCGGCATCGATGTGCTGGCGGTATTCGGGCGTTCGGCGCTGTTCCTGTTTCATGCCTTGCTCGGTCGTGGCGGCATCGGCGGCGGTTTTGGCCTACTGGTCAAGCAGCTGCATTCGGTGGGCGTGATGTCCCTGGTGATCATCGTGGTCTCCGGGGTGTTCATCGGCATGGTGCTGGCGTTGCAGGGCTTTAACATCCTTTCCAGCTACGGTTCTGAGCAGGCAGTCGGGCAGATGGTTGCGCTGACGCTGCTGCGTGAACTGGGGCCGGTGGTCACGGCCTTGCTGTTCGCCGGGCGCGCAGGTTCGGCCCTGACCGCCGAAATCGGCAACATGAAGTCCACCGAGCAATTGTCCAGTCTGGAAATGATCGGGGTCGACCCGCTCAAATACATCATTGCCCCGCGCCTGTGGGCCGGCTTCATTTCCCTGCCGGTGCTGGCAATGATTTTCAGCGTGGTGGGTATCTGGGGTGGGTCGTGGGTGGCCGTCGACTGGCTGGGTGTCTATGAAGGCTCCTACTGGTCGAACATGCAAAACAGCGTCACGTTTGTCGACGATGTGCTCAACGGCATTATCAAAAGCATCGTTTTTGCCTTCGTCGTGACCTGGATCGCCGTATTCCAAGGCTATGACTGCGAGCCCACTTCCGAGGGGATCAGTCGTGCCACTACCAAGACCGTGGTGTATGCCTCTTTGGCTGTGCTCGGCCTGGACTTTATTCTGACCGCCTTGATGTTTGGAGATTTCTGA
- a CDS encoding ATP-binding cassette domain-containing protein encodes MSADNAYAVELKGLTFKRGTRSIFNNVDICIPRGKVTGIMGPSGCGKTTLLRLIGAQLRPTSGEVWVNGQNLPTLSRSDLFDARKHMGVLFQSGALFTDLDVFENVAFPLRVHTALPEEMIRDIVLLKLQAVGLRGAIDLMPDELSGGMKRRVALARAIALDPRILMYDEPFVGQDPIAMGVLVRLIRLLNDALGITSIVVSHDLAETASIADHLIVVGDGQVLGQGAPKDLMKSDEPRIRQFLTGEPDGPVAYHFPAPDYRADLLGKR; translated from the coding sequence ATGAGTGCCGATAACGCCTACGCGGTCGAGCTGAAGGGACTGACCTTCAAGCGCGGTACGCGCAGCATTTTCAATAACGTCGATATTTGCATCCCGCGCGGCAAGGTCACCGGCATCATGGGGCCTTCCGGGTGTGGCAAGACCACGCTGTTGCGTCTGATAGGCGCACAATTGCGCCCCACCAGCGGCGAAGTCTGGGTCAATGGCCAGAACCTGCCGACGTTGTCGCGCAGCGATCTGTTCGATGCGCGCAAGCACATGGGCGTGTTGTTTCAGAGCGGCGCGCTGTTTACCGATCTTGATGTGTTCGAGAACGTTGCTTTTCCGCTGCGTGTTCATACCGCGCTGCCGGAAGAAATGATCCGCGACATTGTCCTGCTCAAGTTGCAGGCAGTGGGCTTGCGTGGCGCCATCGACCTGATGCCTGACGAATTGTCCGGCGGCATGAAACGTCGCGTCGCGCTGGCCCGGGCAATTGCGCTCGATCCGCGAATCCTTATGTACGACGAGCCCTTTGTTGGCCAGGACCCGATCGCCATGGGCGTACTGGTGCGCCTGATCCGCCTGCTCAACGATGCGCTGGGTATCACCAGCATTGTGGTCTCCCACGATCTGGCCGAGACCGCGAGCATTGCTGACCACCTTATTGTGGTGGGTGACGGGCAAGTGCTGGGCCAGGGCGCACCCAAGGATTTGATGAAGTCGGATGAGCCACGTATTCGTCAATTCCTGACTGGCGAACCCGACGGCCCGGTCGCATACCACTTTCCAGCGCCGGATTACCGCGCAGATCTTCTGGGGAAGCGTTGA
- a CDS encoding HPr family phosphocarrier protein: protein MPALEIEIINKLGLHARASAKFVGVAGQFKDCTIRVGRTPETVVDGKSIMAMMMLAAGKGTKIFLSTEGEQEQEALDALVKLINNYFDEGE, encoded by the coding sequence ATGCCTGCTCTGGAAATCGAAATCATCAACAAGCTGGGCCTGCATGCCCGCGCGTCTGCAAAATTCGTTGGGGTCGCCGGTCAGTTCAAGGATTGCACGATCAGGGTAGGACGCACGCCAGAAACCGTGGTCGACGGCAAAAGCATCATGGCCATGATGATGCTGGCTGCTGGCAAAGGCACAAAAATCTTCCTGAGTACCGAAGGTGAACAGGAGCAGGAAGCGCTGGATGCATTGGTGAAGTTGATCAACAACTACTTCGACGAAGGCGAGTAA
- the mlaD gene encoding outer membrane lipid asymmetry maintenance protein MlaD — protein sequence MQNRTLEIGVGLFLLAGILALLLLALRVSGLAPTASTDTYKLYAYFDNIAGLTVRAKVTMAGVTIGKVTAIDLDRDSFTGRVTMQLEKRVDNLPTDSTASILTAGLLGEKYIGISVGGEENLLKEGGTIHDTQSSLVLEDLIGKFLLNTVSKDAK from the coding sequence ATGCAAAACCGCACCCTGGAAATCGGTGTCGGCCTTTTCTTGCTGGCTGGCATCCTGGCTTTGCTGCTGTTGGCCCTGCGGGTCAGTGGCCTGGCTCCGACGGCGAGCACCGATACTTATAAACTTTATGCCTATTTCGACAATATCGCCGGTTTGACGGTCAGAGCTAAAGTGACCATGGCGGGTGTAACCATCGGCAAGGTCACGGCAATCGATCTGGACCGCGACAGCTTCACCGGTCGGGTGACCATGCAACTGGAAAAGCGGGTAGATAATCTGCCGACTGACTCCACTGCGTCTATCCTGACCGCTGGCCTGCTGGGTGAGAAATACATCGGTATCAGCGTGGGCGGGGAAGAAAACCTGCTCAAGGAGGGTGGAACCATCCACGACACGCAGTCGTCGCTGGTGCTCGAGGACCTGATCGGTAAATTTCTGCTCAATACCGTTAGCAAAGACGCCAAATGA
- the rapZ gene encoding RNase adapter RapZ, translating to MRLIIVSGRSGSGKSTALDVLEDNGYYCIDNLPAGLLPELAERALIHTELAQPLVAVSIDARNLPSHLSRFPELLEEVRSRHIQCDVLYLDADEETLLKRFSETRRRHPLSSANRSLAEAIQDETNLLGPIADLADLKVNTTNLNLYQLRDTIKLRLLNQPEPGTAFLVESFGFKRGMPVDADLVFDVRCLPNPYWKPELRAQSGLDQPVAEYLAAQPDVEEMFQDISSYLLKWLPRFAASNRAYVTIAIGCTGGHHRSVYLTERLGQVLQKTLKNVQVRHRDLS from the coding sequence ATGCGCCTGATCATCGTCAGCGGCCGCTCCGGCTCAGGTAAAAGCACTGCCCTCGATGTGCTCGAGGACAACGGCTATTACTGCATCGACAACCTGCCTGCCGGCTTGCTGCCGGAACTGGCCGAGCGCGCGCTGATTCACACCGAACTGGCACAACCGCTGGTGGCCGTGTCCATTGATGCACGCAACCTGCCGAGTCACCTGTCCCGGTTTCCCGAATTGCTGGAAGAAGTCCGCAGCCGGCATATCCAGTGCGACGTGCTGTACCTGGACGCTGACGAAGAAACCTTGCTCAAACGCTTTTCGGAAACTCGCCGTCGTCACCCACTGAGCAGCGCCAACCGCTCATTGGCGGAGGCGATACAGGACGAAACCAATCTGCTGGGGCCTATCGCCGATCTGGCCGACCTCAAGGTCAATACCACCAATCTGAACCTGTATCAGCTGCGCGATACCATCAAGCTGCGCCTGCTGAATCAGCCGGAACCGGGCACTGCGTTCCTGGTGGAGTCTTTCGGGTTCAAGCGTGGCATGCCGGTGGATGCCGATCTGGTGTTTGACGTGCGCTGCCTGCCCAACCCTTACTGGAAGCCGGAGCTACGGGCACAGTCCGGGCTCGATCAACCGGTGGCCGAGTACCTGGCGGCACAGCCGGACGTCGAAGAGATGTTCCAGGACATTTCCTCCTACTTGCTCAAGTGGCTACCCCGCTTTGCTGCCAGCAATCGTGCCTATGTCACCATTGCCATCGGCTGCACCGGCGGGCATCACCGCTCTGTCTACCTGACCGAACGTCTGGGTCAGGTCCTGCAAAAAACCCTGAAGAACGTCCAGGTCCGCCACCGCGACCTCAGCTAA
- a CDS encoding KdsC family phosphatase, with protein sequence MSTDLLQRGKQIKLAVFDVDGVLTDGRLYFLEDGSEFKTFNTLDGQGIKMLMAAGVQTAIISGRKTPVVERRAKNLGIPHLYQGREDKLVVLDELLGQLNLSYEQVAYLGDDLPDLPVIRRVGLGMAVASAASFVREHAHGITQARGGEGAAREFCELILRAQGRLDAANAAYL encoded by the coding sequence ATGAGCACGGACCTGCTGCAACGCGGCAAACAGATCAAACTGGCGGTATTCGACGTCGACGGCGTGCTGACCGACGGGCGCCTGTACTTCCTTGAGGACGGCAGCGAATTCAAGACCTTCAACACCCTCGATGGCCAAGGCATCAAGATGTTGATGGCGGCCGGCGTGCAGACCGCGATCATCAGCGGCCGCAAGACCCCGGTGGTTGAACGACGAGCGAAGAACCTCGGCATTCCACACCTGTACCAGGGTCGCGAAGACAAACTGGTGGTACTCGACGAACTTCTTGGTCAGCTCAACCTGAGTTATGAACAAGTGGCCTACCTCGGCGACGACCTGCCAGACCTGCCGGTGATTCGCCGCGTCGGCCTGGGCATGGCGGTGGCCAGCGCTGCCAGTTTCGTGCGCGAACACGCCCACGGCATCACCCAGGCCCGTGGTGGCGAGGGTGCCGCTCGCGAATTCTGCGAATTGATCCTGCGCGCCCAGGGCCGCCTAGATGCGGCCAACGCCGCATACCTGTGA